Proteins from one Oscillatoria nigro-viridis PCC 7112 genomic window:
- a CDS encoding DUF5615 family PIN-like protein, protein MMMIARLYSNENFPLDIVNKLRCLGHDVLTSYDAGQANQGIPDDDVLRFAHRQERVMITLNRKDFIELHKCGQEHSGIILCKECQGNFDYEQQAFKIHELILENSKLKSRLFRVKKSNVKGCNTQIFIYKEVTHA, encoded by the coding sequence ATGATGATGATAGCTAGGCTCTATTCTAACGAAAATTTCCCCCTAGATATCGTCAACAAATTGCGTTGTCTCGGACATGATGTTTTAACATCCTATGACGCAGGGCAAGCTAATCAAGGAATTCCCGATGATGATGTACTTAGGTTTGCTCATCGACAAGAGCGAGTTATGATTACGCTCAATAGGAAGGATTTTATTGAACTACATAAGTGTGGACAAGAACATAGTGGAATTATCCTCTGTAAAGAATGCCAAGGAAATTTTGATTATGAACAGCAAGCTTTTAAAATTCACGAGTTAATTTTAGAAAATAGCAAATTAAAGTCACGATTATTTCGAGTCAAAAAAAGCAATGTTAAAGGCTGTAACACTCAAATATTTATTTATAAGGAAGTAACTCATGCCTAG